Within Ptiloglossa arizonensis isolate GNS036 chromosome 8, iyPtiAriz1_principal, whole genome shotgun sequence, the genomic segment CGGGCGCCGATCTTCGCTGACGCGGCTGTGACATGCCACTAATGAATCAAGTAAGACTTTATTTTACACGTTGTGAAATTTAATAGatagataaaattaataaaaacataGATATTAATGCAtataaatattatcaaattcACAGCTATGAATTTGAAAACAGGAAAAATGGTTTATctcattaattttttcattcgtgCTTCTGTATCGAAAGTACTAAACTTATCACTTCACCGCATCGATTTCAAGATCCACATTATAAATACTTTTGGTTAAAATTCGAATGAATGGAAAAATTTGGAATTGGaacgaatttggaaaaattcgaaaaactatgaaaattaaatgtaaatgaaattttgtattagatgaaatttcacaattagatgtataaaacaaaatttgaggAATTCAATGAAaggtttttttattaaaaatattgtttatgtTACATAATTCACAAATTAAACAAGAgtagaagaatattattttcattaacttttTGCTGCTTTAGCAAATTGCACAACCATTGGCTTATCTTTTAATATGTATCCATTTGTTTGCTCAAGAGCTAACTGTGCTTGTTCTATATTTTGTAATGTAATGAATGCTTGACCCTTCATTCTACCCTCTTGCATAAGTCGTACATCATACCTAAGattataaatgtttttaaataattatataaataattaagtgAAATTTCATTATGTTTTAAAAGTTTGTTAAAAGTTCTTACTGAAATTCTGTTTTTAATTCAGGTATCATATATTTTCGATAAATGAAATGAAGATCTTTTCCTTCAATTTGTTTTGCAAGATTTTTTATGTACAAACGATTTGATGGTTTTCCAGgatgataatttttaaaaactggAAGCAATCTTTGAtctgtaatataaataaaaatagttttttattttatatcaacATTTTAATCTTTTGACTCAGTATTTTACTTGTTGGTAATAATAATGTTCCTTTTTTCTAATTTATGATTTTAATAAATAGACAAATACTCTTCTTTAAAAGTTGGTTGAGTTTTGGATTGGTGTCTCTAATAGTTATTGAGAAactaattttttacttttttataaATGTGTCCATGGCAGTTGCAAAATAAATACTGGCTCAATGGGTCAAGAAGTATAACGATTAATAGAactaaatattaaagaaaaagaaataatgctTACCATTAGCGGAAATCTTATTGTCTGCTAATTGTTTGGATGTAATTACTTCCTGCTGAATATCTTTACTGCTTTCATATTCAACCATTTCAGGATTTTTAGGATGTGGAAACATTAAGCCAAAACCACCATCTACTGCATTTTCGGTAATAGTATTATCTTCTCTGTTTGAAGTATCTAATAATGCATCCACtgtttttaattcaattttaagaTTCTTTGTTTCTGTGCGCTGTACTGGTTCAAACATATCTTCTGGTTTTACAATCTTTTGTGTAGAACTTGCAATTGCAATATGTTTAGCAGGGTTAATAAATTTAGGAATTTTTAAACGCTTTGTAGATTGTTGACGTTTTCTTTTTACAGGAATAATTTCCATATGTTGTGTTGTATTATGTTCTTCATCAGACTCTATTTcagattcttcttcttctgtctCTTTATTGCAAGGATCTACTGTATTAAATATGCAGAGAAACttatgaataaaatttataaagaaataaaaatgggagaaactataattttattaccttcattttctttatcatctaaactttctttttcaaatatgttcttatatttttctacattatACATA encodes:
- the LOC143150733 gene encoding RNA-binding region-containing protein 3 isoform X1, with protein sequence MSSETAHMSDTLRILHLPPELSDDRRNELFKKYGAVKTCTLRPSKKYSITYVKFSSQSAAIEALLRLHQLNIRGQYLTVEFAKKFISIENTENKVHNDRFTNEENKKEPISKSNFHTFLQKLNSWTMNQVFAQPPPPNIQYKYLPPTRNTLIRIAIQLLKEPAFYTQVLHLMNRMNLPPPFEELEAEFPLLKDMYNVEKYKNIFEKESLDDKENEVDPCNKETEEEESEIESDEEHNTTQHMEIIPVKRKRQQSTKRLKIPKFINPAKHIAIASSTQKIVKPEDMFEPVQRTETKNLKIELKTVDALLDTSNREDNTITENAVDGGFGLMFPHPKNPEMVEYESSKDIQQEVITSKQLADNKISANDQRLLPVFKNYHPGKPSNRLYIKNLAKQIEGKDLHFIYRKYMIPELKTEFQYDVRLMQEGRMKGQAFITLQNIEQAQLALEQTNGYILKDKPMVVQFAKAAKS
- the LOC143150733 gene encoding RNA-binding region-containing protein 3 isoform X3 is translated as MSDTLRILHLPPELSDDRRNELFKKYGAVKTCTLRPSKKYSITYVKFSSQSAAIEALLRLHQLNIRGQYLTVEFAKKFISIENTENKVHNDRFTNEENKKEPISKSNFHTFLQKLNSWTMNQVFAQPPPPNIQYKYLPPTRNTLIRIAIQLLKEPAFYTQVLHLMNRMNLPPPFEELEAEFPLLKDMYNVEKYKNIFEKESLDDKENEVDPCNKETEEEESEIESDEEHNTTQHMEIIPVKRKRQQSTKRLKIPKFINPAKHIAIASSTQKIVKPEDMFEPVQRTETKNLKIELKTVDALLDTSNREDNTITENAVDGGFGLMFPHPKNPEMVEYESSKDIQQEVITSKQLADNKISANDQRLLPVFKNYHPGKPSNRLYIKNLAKQIEGKDLHFIYRKYMIPELKTEFQYDVRLMQEGRMKGQAFITLQNIEQAQLALEQTNGYILKDKPMVVQFAKAAKS
- the LOC143150733 gene encoding RNA-binding region-containing protein 3 isoform X2, whose product is MSSETAHMSDTLRILHLPPELSDDRRNELFKKYGAVKTCTLRPSKKYSITYVKFSSQSAAIEALLRLHQLNIRGQYLTVEFAKKFISIENTENKVHNDRFTNEENKKEPISKSNFHTFLQKLNSWTMNQVFAQPPPPNIQYKYLPPTRNTLIRIAIQLLKEPAFYTQVLHLMNRMNLPPPFEELEAEFPLLKDMYNVEKYKNIFEKESLDDKENEDPCNKETEEEESEIESDEEHNTTQHMEIIPVKRKRQQSTKRLKIPKFINPAKHIAIASSTQKIVKPEDMFEPVQRTETKNLKIELKTVDALLDTSNREDNTITENAVDGGFGLMFPHPKNPEMVEYESSKDIQQEVITSKQLADNKISANDQRLLPVFKNYHPGKPSNRLYIKNLAKQIEGKDLHFIYRKYMIPELKTEFQYDVRLMQEGRMKGQAFITLQNIEQAQLALEQTNGYILKDKPMVVQFAKAAKS